One genomic window of Gossypium hirsutum isolate 1008001.06 chromosome D11, Gossypium_hirsutum_v2.1, whole genome shotgun sequence includes the following:
- the LOC107911751 gene encoding putative serine/threonine-protein kinase isoform X2: MSTNLAAILGGAAGAVALVGIVGLLIWFCLFHKRGVSRTSETGSSDPSVQGRHIGVQLSLQEARRFELRELSLATKNFSDRNLIGEGKFGEVYKGLLQDGMLVAIKKRAGAPSQEFIDEACYLSSIQHRNLVTLLGYCQENNQQFLVYEYIPNGSVSIHLYGVGQVSAQKIEFKHRLSIALGAAKGLAHLHSLSPRLVHKDFKTANVLVDENFIAKVADAGLRNFLGRIDVAGPSSQVTADEIFLAPEVREFRRFSEKSDVYSFGVFLLELVSGREASELPSSNSTENLVEWVQNSHDYSNISSSIDSRLGSSFTAEGMEEFIRLTVRCLEPSSERRPTMSYVVAELDRILDKEMSLTTVMGEGSPTVTLGSQLFRATK; encoded by the exons ATGTCAACGAATCTTGCAGCAATATTAGGAGGTGCTGCAGGAGCCGTGGCATTGGTGGGGATAGTTGGCTTGCTTATATGGTTCTGCCTATTTCACAAACGGGGTGTTTCAAGAACATCCGAGACCGGATCTTCGGATCCCTCTGTTCAAG GAAGACATATTGGGGTCCAGTTGTCACTGCAGGAAGCTAGACGGTTTGAGTTGAGGGAGTTGTCTTTGGCGACCAAAAATTTCAGTGATAGAAACCTGATCGGGGAAGGGAAATTTGGTGAGGTATATAAAGGTTTGCTTCAAGATGGAATGTTGGTTGCTATCAAAAAGCGAGCTGGAGCTCCTAGTCAGGAATTCATTGATGAG GCATGCTATCTTTCATCTATTCAGCATCGGAATCTTGTCACTCTTTTGGGCTACTGCCAGGAAAATAATCAACAATTTCTTGTTTACGAATATATACCCAATGGAAGCGTTTCCATTCACTTGTACG GAGTTGGTCAAGTCTCAGCTCAGAAGATAGAATTCAAGCATAGACTTTCAATAGCTCTAGGTGCAGCTAAAG GCTTGGCTCATCTCCACTCTTTAAGTCCTCGATTGGTACATAAAGATTTCAAAACGGCAAATGTTCTTGTAGATGAGAATTTTATAGCAAAGGTTGCGGATGCAGGACTGCGTAATTTTCTGGGAAGAATTGATGTTGCTGGACCTTCTTCTCAAGTGACAGCAGATGAGATATTTCTTGCTCCTGA GGTGAGGGAGTTTAGACGTTTTTCCGAAAAAAGTGATGTGTATAGTTTCGGAGTATTCCTTTTGGAGTTAGTAAGTGGGCGAGAAGCATCAGAATTACCATCTTCAAACTCCACAGAGAACCTTGTCGAGTGG GTGCAAAATAGCCACGATTACAGCAACATTTCCAGCAGCATTGATTCAAGGTTGGGCAGTAGCTTCACAGCTGAAGGCATGGAGGAATTCATAAGGTTAACCGTCCGATGTTTGGAACCATCGAGCGAGAGGAGACCGACCATGAGCTATGTTGTAGCGGAACTTGATCGGATACTCGATAAAGAGATGAGCTTGACGACGGTGATGGGGGAAGGAAGCCCAACTGTGACCCTTGGAAGCCAGCTTTTTAGagcaacaaaatag
- the LOC107911751 gene encoding putative serine/threonine-protein kinase isoform X1, which produces MSTNLAAILGGAAGAVALVGIVGLLIWFCLFHKRGVSRTSETGSSDPSVQGRHIGVQLSLQEARRFELRELSLATKNFSDRNLIGEGKFGEVYKGLLQDGMLVAIKKRAGAPSQEFIDEACYLSSIQHRNLVTLLGYCQENNQQFLVYEYIPNGSVSIHLYGVGQVSAQKIEFKHRLSIALGAAKDLLFVPFAGLAHLHSLSPRLVHKDFKTANVLVDENFIAKVADAGLRNFLGRIDVAGPSSQVTADEIFLAPEVREFRRFSEKSDVYSFGVFLLELVSGREASELPSSNSTENLVEWVQNSHDYSNISSSIDSRLGSSFTAEGMEEFIRLTVRCLEPSSERRPTMSYVVAELDRILDKEMSLTTVMGEGSPTVTLGSQLFRATK; this is translated from the exons ATGTCAACGAATCTTGCAGCAATATTAGGAGGTGCTGCAGGAGCCGTGGCATTGGTGGGGATAGTTGGCTTGCTTATATGGTTCTGCCTATTTCACAAACGGGGTGTTTCAAGAACATCCGAGACCGGATCTTCGGATCCCTCTGTTCAAG GAAGACATATTGGGGTCCAGTTGTCACTGCAGGAAGCTAGACGGTTTGAGTTGAGGGAGTTGTCTTTGGCGACCAAAAATTTCAGTGATAGAAACCTGATCGGGGAAGGGAAATTTGGTGAGGTATATAAAGGTTTGCTTCAAGATGGAATGTTGGTTGCTATCAAAAAGCGAGCTGGAGCTCCTAGTCAGGAATTCATTGATGAG GCATGCTATCTTTCATCTATTCAGCATCGGAATCTTGTCACTCTTTTGGGCTACTGCCAGGAAAATAATCAACAATTTCTTGTTTACGAATATATACCCAATGGAAGCGTTTCCATTCACTTGTACG GAGTTGGTCAAGTCTCAGCTCAGAAGATAGAATTCAAGCATAGACTTTCAATAGCTCTAGGTGCAGCTAAAG ATTTGTTATTTGTCCCTTTTGCAGGCTTGGCTCATCTCCACTCTTTAAGTCCTCGATTGGTACATAAAGATTTCAAAACGGCAAATGTTCTTGTAGATGAGAATTTTATAGCAAAGGTTGCGGATGCAGGACTGCGTAATTTTCTGGGAAGAATTGATGTTGCTGGACCTTCTTCTCAAGTGACAGCAGATGAGATATTTCTTGCTCCTGA GGTGAGGGAGTTTAGACGTTTTTCCGAAAAAAGTGATGTGTATAGTTTCGGAGTATTCCTTTTGGAGTTAGTAAGTGGGCGAGAAGCATCAGAATTACCATCTTCAAACTCCACAGAGAACCTTGTCGAGTGG GTGCAAAATAGCCACGATTACAGCAACATTTCCAGCAGCATTGATTCAAGGTTGGGCAGTAGCTTCACAGCTGAAGGCATGGAGGAATTCATAAGGTTAACCGTCCGATGTTTGGAACCATCGAGCGAGAGGAGACCGACCATGAGCTATGTTGTAGCGGAACTTGATCGGATACTCGATAAAGAGATGAGCTTGACGACGGTGATGGGGGAAGGAAGCCCAACTGTGACCCTTGGAAGCCAGCTTTTTAGagcaacaaaatag
- the LOC107911752 gene encoding protein transport protein Sec61 subunit gamma: MDAIDSVFDPLREFAKDSVRLVKRCHKPDRKEFTKVALRTAIGFVVMGFVGFFVKLIFIPINNIIVGSG; encoded by the exons ATGGACGCAATTGACTCAGTTTTTGATCCGCTAAGGGAGTTCGCTAAGGACAGTGTTCGTCTCGTCAAGAGATGCCACAAGCCCGATCGCAAAG AATTTACGAAGGTGGCGCTCCGTACAGCGATCGGATTCGTGGTTATGGGATTTGTAGGATTTTTCGTCAAGCTCATCTTTATCCCCATTAACAACATTATTGTTGGATCCGGTTAG